One genomic segment of Fusobacterium mortiferum ATCC 9817 includes these proteins:
- a CDS encoding head maturation protease, ClpP-related, translated as MPSKKRTFFEIKNISDDVGEIRVYGDICKWAWEEYGETSSVTFSKQLANLKNVKKLELKINSPGGDVFEAVAMYHEIKRFAQGKEVTAYIDGMAASAATILTLAANKTIMGKGCYFMIHNPLMYMGYANVEEMNEAIEHLNKTKDNLLDLYEEKCKLSRDEIAEKMDKTTWYTAEEALQAGFIDEIANYDSSISNLNISNVFTPELKNLAIPEKLKDILQENKEEKMTLQDLKVQHPELLQAYEKEVIDKIKGTDTVKNAIDAAIKEERKRIKALDDIKVTSEAAREIVDKAKFDEVRDYRDVIVDLYNLNAEKAGREIAQMEQEKKDAGIYNIQSGTLGNSKEQLENDIISAALAELGIK; from the coding sequence ATGCCTAGTAAAAAGAGAACATTCTTTGAAATAAAAAATATCTCTGATGATGTAGGAGAAATAAGAGTATATGGAGATATTTGTAAATGGGCTTGGGAAGAGTATGGAGAAACAAGTTCAGTAACATTTTCTAAGCAACTAGCAAATCTTAAAAATGTAAAAAAATTAGAGCTAAAAATAAACTCTCCTGGTGGAGATGTGTTTGAAGCTGTTGCTATGTATCACGAAATAAAAAGATTTGCTCAAGGAAAAGAAGTGACAGCTTATATAGATGGAATGGCTGCTTCAGCTGCCACGATATTAACATTAGCAGCTAATAAAACAATAATGGGGAAAGGGTGCTATTTTATGATACACAACCCATTAATGTATATGGGATATGCTAACGTCGAAGAAATGAACGAAGCTATTGAACACTTGAATAAAACAAAAGACAATCTTTTAGACTTATATGAAGAGAAATGCAAATTATCAAGAGATGAGATAGCAGAAAAAATGGATAAAACAACTTGGTATACAGCTGAAGAAGCTTTGCAAGCTGGTTTTATAGATGAGATAGCTAATTATGATAGTTCTATAAGTAATTTAAACATTTCAAATGTATTTACCCCAGAACTTAAAAATCTAGCTATCCCAGAAAAATTAAAAGATATTTTACAAGAAAACAAGGAGGAAAAAATGACACTGCAAGATTTAAAAGTGCAACACCCAGAACTTTTACAAGCTTATGAGAAAGAGGTAATTGACAAAATCAAAGGAACAGACACTGTAAAAAATGCTATTGATGCAGCTATTAAGGAAGAAAGAAAAAGAATAAAAGCACTAGATGATATAAAAGTTACTTCAGAAGCTGCAAGAGAAATAGTAGACAAAGCTAAATTTGATGAAGTAAGAGATTATAGAGATGTAATAGTTGACCTGTATAACTTAAATGCTGAAAAAGCAGGGAGAGAAATAGCTCAAATGGAACAAGAGAAAAAAGATGCTGGAATTTATAATATTCAATCTGGAACACTAGGAAACTCTAAAGAACAGCTAGAAAATGATATTATAAGTGCCGCATTAGCGGAATTAGGAATAAAATAG
- a CDS encoding major capsid protein produces the protein MPQGFDLYTPKTIRKIREQAPIRKNFLKDLFFSKSSTVTTEEIMLEITKSGEHIAAFVTPLELGKPIVDRKTKTNLITAPNIAVERTLGPKDYFVREAGMNVTGEYNPSQRIGKRIAEILADQEKYISNKEELMVAQFLTTGKVTSTTGEESYEVDYGLENQSTLPGGSKWGESGVNPLVSLDKILAEAEESGIIIRNVVMGMAAAEKFMNSSEFKKDMLSKDLQSEFVKTVVREYPGVVWLGTYKTYGVELFRYSRKVIGHDGKPIQLMPTNMIIGAPVGGEILYAPIINMGETDMHIVQRFSDVSTPNKKSKIISTESRPVLQPMDLDAYFSVVVCDAE, from the coding sequence ATGCCACAAGGATTTGATTTATATACACCAAAAACAATAAGAAAAATAAGAGAACAAGCTCCAATAAGAAAAAATTTTTTAAAGGATTTATTTTTTAGTAAAAGTTCTACTGTTACAACTGAAGAGATTATGCTTGAAATTACAAAATCAGGAGAACATATAGCTGCATTTGTAACACCTTTAGAGCTAGGGAAACCAATAGTAGATAGAAAAACAAAAACTAATTTAATTACAGCACCTAATATTGCTGTTGAGAGAACTTTAGGTCCTAAAGATTACTTTGTCAGAGAAGCTGGAATGAATGTTACTGGAGAATATAATCCATCACAAAGAATAGGAAAAAGAATTGCTGAAATATTAGCTGACCAGGAAAAATATATTTCAAACAAAGAAGAATTAATGGTTGCACAATTTTTAACAACAGGGAAAGTAACTTCTACTACAGGAGAAGAGAGTTATGAAGTAGATTATGGATTAGAAAATCAATCAACTCTGCCTGGGGGAAGTAAATGGGGAGAATCTGGAGTAAATCCTCTTGTATCTTTAGACAAAATATTAGCAGAAGCTGAAGAGAGTGGAATAATTATAAGAAATGTTGTTATGGGAATGGCAGCTGCTGAAAAATTTATGAACTCTTCTGAATTTAAAAAGGATATGTTGAGTAAAGATTTACAATCCGAATTTGTAAAAACAGTTGTTAGAGAATACCCAGGGGTAGTGTGGTTAGGAACATATAAAACATATGGTGTCGAATTATTTAGATATTCAAGAAAAGTAATAGGACATGATGGGAAACCAATTCAATTAATGCCTACAAATATGATAATAGGAGCTCCTGTCGGTGGGGAAATATTATATGCACCAATTATCAATATGGGAGAAACAGACATGCATATAGTTCAGAGATTTAGTGATGTTTCTACACCAAATAAAAAATCTAAAATTATTTCTACTGAATCAAGACCAGTATTACAACCAATGGATTTAGATGCTTATTTCTCAGTTGTAGTATGTGATGCAGAGTAA
- a CDS encoding phage tail protein, with protein MSREDFIEIRNLAKVEKLLKDIPNGVEKATSSAINRSLVTLKKNVKKEVTDNYGIKSTEVEKAMVVQKAIPMKITGSIKSRSPLLSLYKFLKSNNENEIKVLIKKTSGTQRVRGKKNLKGKPFIARMKNGHKGIFQEKESGKIEELKTLSIPQMLGNESVMEYIKSNNEVDTLLEKNLEREINRILKGYV; from the coding sequence ATGTCAAGAGAAGATTTTATTGAGATAAGAAACCTTGCAAAAGTAGAAAAATTATTAAAAGACATTCCTAATGGAGTAGAGAAAGCTACAAGTAGTGCAATTAATAGAAGCTTAGTTACTTTGAAAAAAAATGTAAAAAAAGAAGTAACAGATAACTATGGAATAAAATCAACAGAGGTTGAAAAAGCTATGGTTGTACAAAAAGCTATACCAATGAAAATAACAGGGTCTATCAAATCTAGGTCTCCTTTGCTCTCATTGTATAAATTTTTAAAATCTAACAATGAGAATGAAATAAAAGTTCTTATCAAAAAAACTTCTGGAACACAAAGAGTCAGAGGAAAGAAAAATCTAAAGGGAAAACCCTTTATAGCTAGAATGAAAAATGGTCATAAAGGGATTTTTCAAGAAAAAGAAAGTGGAAAAATAGAAGAGTTAAAGACATTAAGTATTCCACAAATGCTTGGAAATGAAAGTGTTATGGAATATATAAAAAGTAATAATGAGGTTGATACCCTGTTAGAGAAAAACCTTGAAAGAGAAATAAATAGGATTTTAAAAGGATATGTATGA
- a CDS encoding phage tail sheath family protein, with the protein MAFKHGIGTTETPTAITAIKVDGITPVYVGTAPINLCEEKNINKVVLCNTYAEAIAAFGYVKDFENYTLCEAIDAHFSKFGVAPIVLINVLDPGTHKKSVTQDSVPIGEDKTIKIKELGIIKETIQLTPEKEFIATFDDDGYVDLIITAEELPEGNNIQIAFDKLDPSMIEADDIIGGIDAGTGRNKGLECIEDVFPVTRLVPNLVLAPKYSTDSTVAAVMETKAKLINGHFKALALVDIDTKTITKYTEAPATKETNNLSSTNLAVYYPKVALGELQYHISTQIACLIQQLASESNGVPYRSPSNINIKADRTCLANGTDVLLAINQANYLNGNGIGTVINWIGGWKAWGNRTGCYPSLLDAKDNFIASRMMFNFLNNTLITNFWDKIDKPTNNNLIKNFKDSINIWLNGLQASGMLIGGRIEFREEDNPITSLLDGKVKFKIYFSPALPMEYAEFDCEIDTNYYNNLFSA; encoded by the coding sequence ATGGCATTTAAACATGGAATAGGAACTACAGAGACACCTACAGCTATAACAGCAATAAAAGTTGATGGGATAACACCTGTTTATGTAGGAACAGCTCCTATAAATTTATGTGAAGAAAAAAATATAAATAAAGTAGTTTTATGTAATACTTATGCTGAAGCAATAGCTGCATTTGGATATGTAAAAGACTTTGAGAATTACACTTTGTGTGAAGCCATAGATGCACATTTTAGCAAATTTGGAGTAGCACCTATTGTACTTATAAATGTCCTTGACCCTGGAACACATAAGAAAAGTGTAACTCAAGATAGTGTACCAATTGGAGAGGATAAAACTATAAAAATAAAAGAACTAGGGATTATAAAAGAAACTATCCAATTAACTCCAGAAAAGGAGTTTATAGCAACTTTTGATGATGATGGATATGTTGACTTAATAATAACTGCTGAAGAATTGCCAGAAGGAAATAATATTCAAATAGCTTTTGATAAATTAGACCCAAGCATGATAGAAGCTGATGATATCATTGGGGGAATAGATGCAGGAACAGGTAGAAATAAAGGATTGGAATGTATAGAAGATGTATTCCCAGTAACTAGATTAGTTCCAAACTTAGTACTAGCTCCAAAATATTCTACTGATAGCACAGTTGCTGCTGTCATGGAAACAAAAGCGAAATTGATAAATGGACATTTTAAAGCATTGGCTTTAGTAGATATAGACACTAAAACAATTACTAAATATACAGAAGCTCCTGCTACTAAAGAAACTAATAATCTAAGTTCAACTAATTTAGCAGTATATTATCCTAAAGTGGCACTTGGTGAATTACAATACCATATTTCTACTCAAATAGCTTGTTTAATTCAACAATTAGCATCTGAGTCTAATGGTGTACCTTATCGTTCTCCATCAAATATTAATATAAAAGCTGATAGAACTTGTCTAGCAAATGGCACAGATGTTTTATTAGCTATTAATCAGGCAAATTATCTTAATGGTAATGGAATAGGAACAGTTATTAACTGGATAGGTGGATGGAAAGCTTGGGGGAATAGAACAGGATGCTATCCATCACTGCTGGATGCTAAAGATAATTTTATAGCTTCAAGAATGATGTTTAATTTCTTGAATAATACTTTAATTACAAACTTCTGGGATAAAATAGATAAACCTACAAATAATAATCTCATAAAGAACTTTAAAGATAGTATAAATATATGGTTGAATGGTTTACAAGCCTCTGGAATGCTAATAGGTGGAAGAATAGAGTTCAGAGAAGAGGATAACCCTATAACATCATTATTAGATGGAAAAGTAAAATTTAAAATTTATTTTAGTCCAGCATTACCTATGGAATATGCTGAGTTTGATTGTGAAATAGATACAAACTATTATAATAATCTATTTTCAGCTTAA
- a CDS encoding phage major tail tube protein yields the protein MLIPEKLSNYMLYTDGSRTQTALVDVDLPELQFMTETISGAGIAGEIESITAGHTSPLTLGLNIRALIGEDFTLLEPRAYNLEIKAGIQSFDKTAGKIEQGKLSIFARGIPKTMSLGKVSVGKATDSKKEFAVDYLKVEYDGEEVLEIDKLNMICKIKGVDYLADLRAAMGM from the coding sequence ATGCTTATACCAGAAAAACTAAGTAACTATATGCTATATACTGATGGTAGTAGAACACAAACTGCTTTAGTAGATGTTGATTTACCAGAGTTACAATTTATGACAGAAACAATTTCAGGAGCTGGAATTGCAGGAGAGATTGAATCAATAACTGCAGGACATACTTCCCCTTTAACTTTAGGATTGAATATAAGAGCTTTAATAGGAGAAGATTTTACACTTCTTGAACCAAGAGCTTATAATCTAGAAATAAAGGCTGGAATACAATCTTTTGATAAAACAGCAGGAAAAATAGAGCAAGGGAAATTAAGCATTTTTGCAAGAGGTATTCCAAAAACAATGTCTTTAGGAAAGGTATCAGTTGGAAAAGCTACAGATAGTAAAAAAGAATTTGCTGTTGATTATTTGAAAGTTGAATATGATGGAGAGGAAGTTCTTGAAATAGATAAATTAAATATGATTTGTAAAATAAAAGGAGTAGATTATTTAGCAGATTTAAGAGCTGCTATGGGAATGTAA
- a CDS encoding phage tail tape measure protein, whose protein sequence is MALKELAISIGIGAALSTSFSKNIKSAGTLMDQLKNKTSDLKKTQRDLKKYENMQLIRKETRSEIIYSQKELVKLKNRLLEVDKEGRTLGSTYKLLEKEINQLSSKEKLLKDRMAMVAIEMKEGKGDNKKLQEEYRKLQKETKGITNELTPLKKRLNEVGKELSSNSKESTNLGKQQLNLENKIQSLREKQKKNINEIRETTKQLKEQSISIKDTAKSYEELEKKANAYNKALEHYQKANAIKEKGSKIASYGNLPLKAAGVATVAGAGALSEAIRAETAFAGVKKQFDFETAEEEAKFKEDLLKLVAEKRIAVSLEELYGMAANAGQSGLNKDEAVGYIEAAANMGMAFNMSREQASEYMFAWRNTFEMNLTQLKELTDQINTLGNNTGASEIKIAEFITRMGNLPTVVGMATNQTAALGASLMEMGMAPEIAATGAKRLLTILNKGMAATGSEKEALNILGLDPDYLAKATLEDPEKALETVFFKLSKLKEHEQGAVMTMLFGEEGKVAAANIMGAFDRLKRNINLAKDSNIYSGATNKEAEIQKNTAANQLQVLKTEFDVIKADLGTELLPLVKEGATYLKAFLEKLLKIMKEDPEGFKRMVKLFVYGTGALYGFGGALKLIGGLLHGYAGIVNLVGLATEKELGLKTIRAAKTITQQFKNLGKAGLQVGKIIGNGILNGGKLASNGVVKFTKMSIQYLKLLGSTGLQVGKTIGLGILNGGKFLIGGLAKLGSLGMAALASPITWVILGITALIAAGYMLYKNWDTVKEKAVQLKDKVVELVDKYWYLLGPIGYMIKGGKALYENWDTIKLKAGKLKDKIVNMVTGAIEQWNIFKEKSLAILGIPFDWLDKKIEGIKEKGGHMLDGVLEIYEKIKNFSITDSIKNGASWLGEQFNIPQFATGGVVNSPTLALIGEGGSSESIIPHERTPKSLNLWEKTGKLLGAYKPTSTTNNNSSATITFSYSPTIYANDSNSLETTLKKDKGDFERWFKESMNKYEKERFRRGYGR, encoded by the coding sequence ATGGCATTAAAGGAACTGGCAATATCTATTGGGATAGGAGCTGCATTATCTACAAGTTTTAGTAAAAATATTAAAAGTGCTGGAACTTTGATGGATCAATTAAAAAATAAGACCTCGGATTTAAAAAAAACTCAAAGAGATTTAAAGAAATATGAAAATATGCAGCTTATTAGAAAAGAAACTAGGAGTGAAATAATTTATTCCCAAAAGGAATTGGTTAAATTAAAAAATAGATTATTAGAGGTAGATAAAGAGGGAAGAACTCTTGGATCTACTTATAAACTTTTAGAAAAAGAGATCAATCAACTCTCTTCTAAAGAAAAACTTTTAAAAGATAGAATGGCAATGGTTGCAATTGAAATGAAAGAAGGGAAGGGAGATAACAAAAAGTTACAAGAAGAGTATCGAAAACTACAAAAAGAAACTAAAGGAATTACTAACGAATTAACTCCTTTAAAAAAAAGATTGAATGAAGTTGGGAAAGAACTTTCTTCTAATTCAAAAGAAAGTACTAATCTAGGAAAACAACAGCTTAATTTAGAAAATAAAATTCAATCTCTAAGAGAAAAACAAAAGAAAAATATAAATGAAATTAGAGAAACTACAAAACAATTAAAAGAACAAAGTATTTCAATTAAAGATACAGCAAAATCTTATGAAGAACTTGAAAAAAAGGCAAATGCATATAATAAAGCTTTAGAACACTACCAAAAAGCTAATGCTATAAAAGAAAAAGGTAGTAAAATAGCATCTTATGGAAATTTACCTTTAAAAGCTGCTGGTGTTGCAACTGTTGCTGGAGCTGGAGCACTTTCGGAAGCTATAAGAGCAGAAACAGCTTTTGCAGGAGTAAAAAAGCAATTTGATTTTGAAACGGCTGAAGAAGAAGCTAAATTCAAAGAAGATTTATTAAAACTTGTTGCAGAAAAAAGGATAGCAGTTTCCTTAGAGGAATTATATGGCATGGCTGCTAATGCTGGTCAAAGTGGTTTGAATAAAGATGAAGCAGTAGGCTATATAGAAGCTGCTGCCAATATGGGAATGGCTTTTAATATGAGCAGAGAACAAGCTTCTGAGTATATGTTTGCCTGGAGAAATACCTTTGAAATGAATCTGACTCAATTAAAAGAATTAACAGATCAAATTAATACTTTAGGGAATAATACAGGAGCTAGTGAAATTAAAATAGCAGAATTTATAACAAGAATGGGAAACCTTCCAACTGTAGTAGGAATGGCTACTAATCAAACAGCAGCTCTTGGAGCTTCTTTAATGGAAATGGGAATGGCACCTGAAATAGCAGCAACAGGGGCAAAAAGACTGTTAACTATTTTAAATAAAGGTATGGCAGCAACAGGAAGTGAAAAAGAAGCATTAAATATACTAGGATTAGACCCAGACTATTTGGCAAAAGCTACATTAGAGGACCCAGAAAAAGCATTAGAAACTGTATTTTTTAAGTTAAGTAAGTTAAAAGAACATGAACAAGGGGCAGTTATGACTATGCTTTTTGGAGAAGAGGGGAAAGTAGCTGCTGCTAATATAATGGGAGCTTTTGATAGATTAAAAAGAAATATAAATTTAGCAAAAGACTCTAATATTTATTCTGGAGCAACTAATAAAGAAGCTGAAATTCAAAAAAATACAGCTGCTAATCAACTACAGGTTTTAAAGACAGAATTTGATGTAATCAAAGCAGACCTAGGAACAGAATTGTTACCTCTTGTAAAAGAAGGAGCTACATATCTCAAAGCTTTTTTAGAAAAACTTTTAAAAATAATGAAAGAAGATCCAGAAGGATTTAAAAGAATGGTAAAACTCTTTGTTTATGGAACTGGAGCTTTGTATGGGTTTGGAGGGGCTTTAAAACTTATAGGTGGGTTATTACACGGCTATGCTGGTATTGTTAATTTAGTAGGATTAGCAACTGAAAAAGAATTAGGACTTAAAACTATAAGAGCTGCTAAAACAATAACACAACAATTTAAAAACTTAGGAAAAGCTGGACTTCAAGTAGGGAAAATAATAGGAAATGGAATATTGAATGGTGGTAAACTTGCAAGTAATGGAGTAGTTAAATTCACCAAAATGAGCATTCAATATTTAAAACTATTAGGAAGTACTGGACTTCAAGTAGGAAAAACAATTGGTCTTGGGATACTAAATGGTGGTAAATTTTTAATAGGTGGTTTAGCTAAGTTAGGCAGTCTTGGTATGGCTGCTTTAGCTAGTCCTATCACTTGGGTTATTTTAGGGATAACCGCTTTAATTGCAGCAGGATATATGCTTTATAAGAATTGGGATACAGTTAAAGAAAAAGCAGTTCAGCTCAAAGATAAAGTAGTTGAATTAGTAGACAAATATTGGTATTTACTTGGTCCTATTGGTTATATGATTAAAGGTGGAAAAGCTTTATACGAAAATTGGGATACTATAAAATTAAAAGCTGGTAAATTAAAAGATAAAATTGTAAATATGGTCACTGGAGCAATCGAGCAGTGGAATATATTCAAAGAGAAAAGTTTAGCAATATTAGGAATTCCTTTTGATTGGTTAGATAAAAAAATAGAAGGAATAAAGGAAAAAGGAGGACATATGCTTGATGGAGTATTAGAGATTTATGAAAAAATAAAGAATTTTAGTATAACAGATAGCATAAAAAATGGAGCTTCCTGGCTTGGAGAACAATTTAATATTCCACAATTTGCAACAGGGGGAGTAGTTAATTCTCCAACACTTGCTTTAATTGGAGAAGGTGGAAGTTCTGAAAGTATAATTCCCCACGAAAGAACTCCTAAAAGCCTAAACTTATGGGAAAAAACAGGGAAATTACTCGGAGCTTATAAACCTACTTCTACAACTAATAACAATTCATCAGCAACTATTACTTTTTCTTATTCTCCAACTATTTATGCTAATGATAGCAACAGTTTAGAAACAACTTTGAAAAAAGATAAAGGAGATTTTGAACGTTGGTTTAAAGAAAGTATGAATAAATACGAGAAAGAAAGATTTAGGAGAGGTTATGGAAGATAA
- a CDS encoding tail protein X, which yields MEDKIYITVLGDTWDSISYKLFGDSKLYNTLLEKNPGYHGTLIFEAGIKIKYQEIPKTYEEKVAPWRRR from the coding sequence ATGGAAGATAAAATATATATAACGGTATTAGGGGATACCTGGGATAGTATCTCTTATAAGCTATTTGGAGATTCGAAACTATATAATACTTTATTAGAAAAAAATCCAGGATATCATGGAACTTTAATTTTTGAAGCTGGTATCAAAATAAAATACCAGGAAATTCCTAAAACTTATGAAGAAAAAGTAGCACCTTGGAGAAGAAGATGA
- a CDS encoding phage late control D family protein codes for MNLSEEVKKMVSNSRKLKLKVLYENTDITKYIDQDLISFSYSDSLNEFDSLDLTIQNRELLWMNDWNPLKGDKLECWLYLYNWETNSEVEIYIGTFYIDRVSYSGPPDIVTISALSVDIVSNIMDDKKNRVWEAVTFEKIAKDIAKECSLELIYECNFNREYKRVEQKLESYFNFLKRLGNEIGVIIKLYNDRLIIFEEKVYEEKDYKFIFHRNNIKNYSLETDDTDTYAGCKITYYDSYLGEKIEESFFTKQRPGYKRNTQRVLFINQEKEPPGDTKAQKREYLSKIAEKALREKNKQAIRGTIEIIGKEELICVGDTIFLENFGIFTGKYLITSINTDLKIYDLTLEIRMVLDE; via the coding sequence ATGAATTTAAGTGAAGAAGTAAAAAAAATGGTTTCTAACAGTAGAAAATTAAAGTTAAAAGTATTATATGAAAATACAGATATAACTAAGTATATAGACCAGGATTTAATTAGTTTTAGTTATTCAGACTCCTTAAATGAATTTGATAGCCTGGATTTAACTATTCAAAATAGAGAATTACTTTGGATGAATGACTGGAATCCTTTGAAGGGGGATAAACTTGAATGTTGGTTGTATCTATATAATTGGGAAACTAATAGTGAAGTAGAAATATATATTGGGACCTTTTATATTGATAGAGTTTCATATTCTGGACCTCCAGATATAGTAACTATATCTGCACTATCTGTAGACATTGTTTCTAATATTATGGATGACAAGAAAAACAGAGTATGGGAAGCTGTAACTTTTGAAAAAATTGCTAAAGATATTGCTAAGGAATGTAGTCTTGAACTTATATATGAATGTAATTTCAATCGAGAATATAAAAGAGTTGAACAAAAACTTGAATCATATTTCAATTTTTTAAAAAGACTAGGGAATGAGATAGGAGTAATTATCAAACTTTACAATGATAGATTAATTATTTTTGAGGAAAAGGTATATGAAGAAAAAGATTATAAATTTATTTTTCATAGAAATAATATTAAAAATTATTCTTTAGAAACTGATGATACTGATACATATGCAGGGTGTAAAATTACTTACTATGATAGTTACCTGGGAGAAAAAATAGAAGAAAGCTTTTTTACTAAACAAAGACCAGGTTATAAAAGAAATACTCAAAGAGTTTTATTTATCAACCAGGAAAAAGAACCACCTGGAGATACTAAGGCACAAAAAAGAGAATACTTATCAAAAATAGCTGAAAAAGCTTTAAGAGAAAAAAATAAACAAGCTATAAGAGGAACAATAGAAATTATAGGTAAAGAGGAACTTATATGTGTAGGAGATACTATATTTTTAGAAAATTTTGGTATTTTTACGGGAAAATATTTAATAACAAGTATAAATACTGATTTAAAAATTTATGATTTAACTTTAGAAATTAGGATGGTGTTAGATGAATGA
- a CDS encoding phage baseplate assembly protein V, which yields MNEIRYGTVSHVFHDEGRVKVEFEDLNISSAILTVFQGRNQGVKQYSMPKINEKGLCLIATTGNSGYYLGSGYNIQDPVMKEAGEGKYITLYPDGTKLIFDENTSKLYIDCKKNIEIICPQISITGDISIKGNIIVEGGMTTTEDVKAAGVSLINHKTTGVKAGGEISGPPQK from the coding sequence ATGAATGAAATAAGATATGGAACAGTATCCCATGTATTCCATGATGAAGGTCGAGTAAAAGTAGAATTTGAAGATTTAAATATTTCTAGTGCTATTCTCACAGTATTTCAGGGAAGAAATCAAGGAGTTAAACAATATAGTATGCCTAAAATCAATGAAAAAGGACTTTGTTTAATAGCTACAACAGGGAATAGTGGATATTATTTAGGAAGTGGTTATAACATACAAGATCCTGTGATGAAAGAAGCAGGAGAAGGGAAATATATAACTTTATATCCAGATGGAACTAAGCTGATATTTGATGAAAATACCTCTAAACTATATATAGATTGTAAAAAAAATATAGAAATAATCTGCCCTCAAATATCAATTACTGGGGATATAAGTATTAAAGGGAATATAATTGTAGAAGGTGGAATGACAACAACTGAAGATGTCAAAGCAGCTGGAGTTTCATTAATAAATCATAAAACAACAGGAGTCAAGGCAGGTGGAGAGATCTCAGGACCACCTCAAAAATAA
- a CDS encoding phage tail protein produces MVVGSLGKVIFACSSFYIKTLDSLNRDASYRWTEHQIIGSKPKLQFDGENLENIKFNIHLNAAFNVNPSKSAQDLKEYGKKGEHLRFILGGKVIGTYVIENISELYKAYTALGTVTKIDLSIQLKEYN; encoded by the coding sequence ATGGTTGTAGGAAGTTTAGGTAAAGTAATCTTTGCTTGTAGTAGCTTTTATATAAAAACTCTTGACTCTTTAAATAGAGATGCAAGCTATAGATGGACAGAGCATCAAATAATAGGAAGCAAACCTAAGCTTCAATTTGATGGAGAAAACTTAGAAAATATAAAATTTAACATACATTTAAATGCTGCTTTTAATGTTAATCCCAGTAAATCAGCACAAGACTTAAAAGAGTATGGAAAAAAGGGAGAACACCTTAGATTTATTCTTGGGGGTAAAGTTATTGGTACTTATGTTATAGAAAATATTTCTGAATTATATAAAGCTTATACTGCTTTAGGGACTGTTACAAAAATCGACTTATCTATTCAATTAAAGGAGTATAACTAA